The Acidobacteriota bacterium genome window below encodes:
- a CDS encoding type II toxin-antitoxin system RelE/ParE family toxin, translated as MVKRFRSRGAEHLLRGRPIRRLSPDIQRRARMRLQRVVAATALTDLRVPPSHRLESLRGDRTGQYSIRINDQWRVCFRWTDHGAMEIEIVDYH; from the coding sequence CTGGTGAAGCGATTCAGGAGTCGTGGCGCAGAGCACCTTCTCCGCGGTCGGCCAATCCGCCGTCTGTCCCCAGACATTCAGCGCCGGGCGCGAATGAGGTTGCAGAGGGTGGTTGCCGCGACGGCGTTGACTGACCTTCGAGTCCCACCTTCACATCGGCTCGAATCATTGCGTGGCGACCGCACCGGACAGTACAGCATTCGGATCAACGACCAGTGGCGAGTGTGCTTTCGCTGGACGGACCATGGAGCCATGGAAATCGAAATAGTTGACTATCACTGA